The DNA segment ACTCTTCAAGACGCGGGCCTGTGCTTTCTGAACCGGTCCCGGCGCGGCATGTGCACTTTGGCTTTGCAATCGGACCTTCAGCTCAACGAGCGCTAGGCGTGCTTTCACCAGGGCCGCCAGTTCCTCTTGGGCAGCATCATGTGTCTGGCTCGGCGTCTCGCCGAACGTCTCGGCAAACCAGGCGATCATCTCAGCATCGATCGTATCATTCTTGGCAAGCCGTCCGGCCGATTGAGCGAAGTGACGAACCCGCTTTGGGTCCACGATCCGTACCTCGATGCCGGCATCGAGCAGCACCTTGCGCCATTCACGCTCGTAACCGCCGCTCGCCTCCATCACCGCCTTGCCTACCTGGTGCCTGCGAAGCCAGGCCACCAGTTTGCGGCGACCTTGGGCGGTGTTCGGACAGGTCTGCCGCAACGCCAATGCTCGAATGACAGGTCCACCTTGTCCTTGGCGACGTCGATGCCCACGACAGCGAGATCATTTTGTGCCATCATCCACTCCCTTCCTTGCTCGGTTCGGGCTCCAAGCCCATGCAACTGTTCGGGTTGAGGAAGACACCGGAGCTGTCCCTCGCTCTAATACAGGCTTTGCCGCCTTTGGGGCGTAACGGGCTCAGTTCCAGCAACGGGCGGTTTTGATCCAACCGCCCGTTCGCATGTTCTGCCAGATTTCCTGGACACAAGGGGCGTATCGCGATCGTCACGGACGTTGGGTGCGGGATGCGATGGACGCGATTGGCGCATCAGACGAATGCGCCTGTCGCGGACGGTGAAGTCGTGTGGTCCTGGCCTCTCGACGCTGAGGTCAAGCTGGCAACGATGCTTCGGCATCGCGCTGGCGACGGTGACAAAAAGCCCGATCGCCGGGGAGAGCACGAAGGAACCCGTTAAAACCATTCGCGCAGGGAGTGCCGGATCGTTGCGGCGGACCTGTGGTGACTACGCTCGTATGCTTTCTTTATTTGCATACGAGGCTGCGGGCGAGCCGAGCGCCCGGCATTCCCTGCGCCCTCCGTTTTCGGGAGGGGCATGATCGTACAAAATCCGGGCATGGAATGCCGCGGGAAGGCGAAGCTGCGTCTGATTGATCGACGTCGTCCCGGACAAGCCAAGCGCGATCCGGGACCCACAACCACCGGCGCTTATTGTTATGCAGGACGTCTGCCACTCGGGCTTTACTTGATGGACTCCGCGGTATGGGTCCCCGCGTTCGCGGGGACGACTGGCCACCGACATTGGATCATTGCGCTATGCGATAGCGCCTCGCCCGGTGGAATAATCGCCGCTTGCCAAGGCGGTCCCGGCAGGCCAAGAAACTTTTCAGGGAAAAACGTCAGCGGAGAAGGACGTGACCATCAAAGGCAAGGCCTATATCGCCGGTATATTCGAGCATCCGACCCGGCACGCCCCCGACAAGTCGACGCCCCAACTTCATGCCGAAATCGCCAAGGGGGCGCTCGAGGATGCGGGGCTGACCAAGGCCGATATCGATGGCTATTTCTGCGCCGGCGATGCGCCGGGCGGGGTAATGGCCATGGTCGATTATCTCGGCCTGAAAGTACGCCATTTCGATTCCACCGATACGGGTGGCTGCTCCTACCTCGTTCACCTCGGCCACGCCGCGGAGGCGATCGCCGCCGGCAAGTGCTCGATTGCATTGGTCACGCTCGCCGGCAAGCCGCGCACCGGTCCGATGCCGCCGCGCGCCAGCGGCGCCGAGGTCGACTTCGAGGCCGCGTATGGCGGCACCACACATAATGTCTATGGCATGTGCGCCATGCGGCACATGCATGAATTTGGCACCACCAGCGAGCAACTCGCCTGGATCAAGGTCGCGGCGTCCCACCACGCCCAATACAATCCGCACGCCATGTTGCCTGAGGTCGTGACGGTCGAGGACGTGCTCAACTCGCCGATGATTGCCGATCCGCTGCACCGGATGGATTGCTGCGTCGTCACCGATGGCGGCGGCGGATTTATCGTCACCACGGAAGCGATTGCAAAGAGCCTGAAGAAGCCGCTGGTACGCATGATCGGCCACGGCGAGGCGCTGAAGGGGCCGCGTGGCGGCCATTCGTTGAACCTCACCTATTCCGCCGGTGTGTGGTCGGGGCCGAAGGCCTTCGAGGAAGCCGGCGTCACGCCCAAGGACATCAAATACGCCTCGATCTACGACAGCTTCACCATCACGGTTCTGATGCAGCTCGAGGACCTCGGCTTCTGCAAGAAGGGCGAGGGCGGCAAGTTCGTCGCCGACGGCAATCTCATCTCGGGCGTCGGCAAGCTCCCGTTCAACACCGACGGCGGCGGCCTGTGCAGCAACCATCCCGTCAATCGCGGCGGCATGACCAAGATTCTCGAGGCGGTGCGCCAGTTGCGCGGCGAAGCGCATCCGAAGGTTCAGGTGCCGAACTGCGACCTCGCCATTGCCCATGGCACCGGCGGCTTGCTCGGCGTTCGCCACGCCGCCTCAACCTGCATTCTGGAGCGCGTGTGATGGCTGATGCGAAGAAGTATCCGACACCGATCACCAATCCCGAGACGGTTCATTTCTGGGAGCAGACCGCCAAGGGCAAGCTGATGATCAAGCGCTGCACCGCCTGCGGCGAGGCGCATTATTTCCCGCGCTCGATCTGCCCGTTCTGTTTTTCCGACAAGACGGTGTGGGAAGAAAGCTCGGGCGAGGGCGAGATCTACACCTTCAGCCGGATGCGCAAATCGGCCAGCGGCCCTTACGCGATCGGCTACGTGACTCTGAAAGAGGGGCCGTCGCTGCTGACGAACTTCGTCGATTGCGACATGGAGAAATTGAAGATCGGCCAGAAGGTGAAAGTCGTGTTCAAGGCGACCGACGGCGCGCCGCTGCCGTTCTTTACGGTGGTGTGAGGCCACATGCCGATCAACTACGAAGAGCTGATGGCGCTGAAGAATCTCGATCAGCGCTTTTCGTACGGCGACCGCGAGGTGATGCTCTACGCCTACGGCATCGGCATGGGCGCCGATCCCATGGACGAGAAGGAGCTTGCCTTCGTCAACGAGGCCGCCGCGGTCGCGCGTCCGCTCAAGGTGGTGCCGACCTTCGCGTCGGTGGCGGCCTGGGGCGCGAGCCCCGGCGAGATGAATCTCAATCGCGTGATGGTGGTCGATGGCGAGCGCGACATCACCTTCCATCGACCGTTGCCGGTGGAGCAAAAATTGCTGGTCGATTCACGCGTGCTTGCGGTGTTCGACAAGGGCAAGGACAAGGGCGCGGTGATCCGGCACCAGACCGTGCTCAAGAACGAGAAGGGCGAGGCGCTTGCAACGCTCGTTGCCTCGCGCTTTGCCCGTGGAGACGGTGGCTTTGGCGGGCCTTCCGACGGCGCGCCCGAACCGCACAAGGTACCGACGCGAGCGCCGGACCGGTCTGTCGATATTTCGACGCGTCCCGATCAGGCGCTGGTCTACCGGCTCTGCGGCGACCGCAATCCCTTGCATTCCGATCCCGAATTTGCCCGGCGCGCCGGTTTCTCGCTGCCGATCCTGCACGGCATGTGCACCTTCGGCATCACCTGCCGCGGCATCCTGCAGACCTATGCCGATTACGATCCGACGGCGTTCAAGCAGCACGCTGCGCGGTTTTCTTCGCCGGTCTATCCCGGCGAAACCGTGACGCTCGATCTCTGGAAGGACGGCAACGTCATTTCATTCGAGGCGCGGGTGAAGGCGCGCGAGGCCGTCGTGATCCGCAGCGGCAAGACGGTGTTGGGATAGAGAGGATTTCGTGCCCCGGCTCTGCGATACAGCGTTTCACGCTGCATCGCGTCCGGGACAAGAGACGGAGGAAAAACCATGGGATTACTCGACGGCAAGGTGGCGCTGATCACCGGCGCGGGCGGCGGATTGGGCGAAGCCTATGCCAAACTGTTTGCGCGCGAGGGCGCGGCAATCGTCGTCAACGACCTCGGCGGCCCCCGCGACGGTTCAGGCGCGGATCTGTCGATGGCGCAGAAGGTCGTCAACGCAATCAAGGCTGAAGGCGGCCGCGCGGTCGCCAACGGCGCCGACATTTCGACGATGGCGGGCGGGCAGTCCGTGCTCGATGACGCCATCAAGCATTTCGGCCGGGCCGATATTCTCGTCAACAATGCCGGCATTCTGGTCGACCAGAGTTTTGCCAAGGCCACCGAAGCCGCCTTTGACAAAGTGCTCAAGGTGCATCTGAAGGGCACCTTCTGCACGACGCTCCCCGTGTTCAAATGGATGCGCGAGAACGGCGGTGGTGTCATCGTCAACACGTCCTCGACCTCCGGCCTGATCGGCAATTTCGGCCAGTATAATTACGGCGCGGCCAAGGGCGGTATCTGGGGCCTGTCGAACGTGCTCACGATCGAAGGGCGCAAATACAATATCCGGGTCTGGACACTGGCGCCGGCTGCGATGACCCGCATGACCGAGGACCTGGCGCGTTACAAGGAGAACCCGAGCGCGGCGCTGACGCCTGATGGCGTGGCCCCCACCGTGCTATATATGGTCAGCGACCTCTCGGGCGACCAGACCGGCAAGGTGCTTGGCGTGTCCGGTGCGCGTGGCATACGCGAAATGCGGATGATGGAAATGGAAGGCTGGAAGCCGCCGTTCACGGGCTGGAAGGCTGAGGATATCGTGACCCACGCCAAGGATATTTTCTTCTCAGAGGAAGATCTGAAGAAATCGCTGCGGCGGACTTGAACACAAGGAAGAAGGCAAGATGACAAAACTCACCCACGAAGCCAAAGGCACGTTCGCGATTGCACCGACGCCGTTTCACGACGATGGCCGGATCGACGAGAAATCCATCGACCGGCTGACGGACTTCTACGCCGAGATCGGCTGCGACGGCGTCACTGTGCTCGGCATCATGGGCGAAGCGCCGAAGCTTGAGGGGGCTGAGTCCGAGGAAGTTGCAAAACGCTTCATCAAGCGCGCCAAGAACATGCAGGTCAT comes from the Bradyrhizobium erythrophlei genome and includes:
- a CDS encoding thiolase domain-containing protein translates to MTIKGKAYIAGIFEHPTRHAPDKSTPQLHAEIAKGALEDAGLTKADIDGYFCAGDAPGGVMAMVDYLGLKVRHFDSTDTGGCSYLVHLGHAAEAIAAGKCSIALVTLAGKPRTGPMPPRASGAEVDFEAAYGGTTHNVYGMCAMRHMHEFGTTSEQLAWIKVAASHHAQYNPHAMLPEVVTVEDVLNSPMIADPLHRMDCCVVTDGGGGFIVTTEAIAKSLKKPLVRMIGHGEALKGPRGGHSLNLTYSAGVWSGPKAFEEAGVTPKDIKYASIYDSFTITVLMQLEDLGFCKKGEGGKFVADGNLISGVGKLPFNTDGGGLCSNHPVNRGGMTKILEAVRQLRGEAHPKVQVPNCDLAIAHGTGGLLGVRHAASTCILERV
- a CDS encoding Zn-ribbon domain-containing OB-fold protein gives rise to the protein MADAKKYPTPITNPETVHFWEQTAKGKLMIKRCTACGEAHYFPRSICPFCFSDKTVWEESSGEGEIYTFSRMRKSASGPYAIGYVTLKEGPSLLTNFVDCDMEKLKIGQKVKVVFKATDGAPLPFFTVV
- a CDS encoding MaoC/PaaZ C-terminal domain-containing protein: MPINYEELMALKNLDQRFSYGDREVMLYAYGIGMGADPMDEKELAFVNEAAAVARPLKVVPTFASVAAWGASPGEMNLNRVMVVDGERDITFHRPLPVEQKLLVDSRVLAVFDKGKDKGAVIRHQTVLKNEKGEALATLVASRFARGDGGFGGPSDGAPEPHKVPTRAPDRSVDISTRPDQALVYRLCGDRNPLHSDPEFARRAGFSLPILHGMCTFGITCRGILQTYADYDPTAFKQHAARFSSPVYPGETVTLDLWKDGNVISFEARVKAREAVVIRSGKTVLG
- a CDS encoding SDR family oxidoreductase; this encodes MGLLDGKVALITGAGGGLGEAYAKLFAREGAAIVVNDLGGPRDGSGADLSMAQKVVNAIKAEGGRAVANGADISTMAGGQSVLDDAIKHFGRADILVNNAGILVDQSFAKATEAAFDKVLKVHLKGTFCTTLPVFKWMRENGGGVIVNTSSTSGLIGNFGQYNYGAAKGGIWGLSNVLTIEGRKYNIRVWTLAPAAMTRMTEDLARYKENPSAALTPDGVAPTVLYMVSDLSGDQTGKVLGVSGARGIREMRMMEMEGWKPPFTGWKAEDIVTHAKDIFFSEEDLKKSLRRT